The sequence CCACTTCccaccctccctcctccctctggATCCACCCCCAGCGTGGGTGGGCTGGTGCCGTGGTGCTGGGGggtctcagcagccagggcctgAGCTCCCGgccccctctgcttcccatTGCAGACAGCATCGAGCCTTTCCAGCGCTACAACATCTCACTGTACCCCCTCTACGAGGGCACTGTCGGGGTGCCCGTGCACACCACAGCCTACTCCCAGCAGAAGGGTACGTGGGAAGGGTGCCCCACCACCAGGACTTTGCCCTTCCAAAAGGAGGAACAACCTCTTCCCCATGTACCCCAAATCCAGGGGCTGTACCAAAGAGCTCAGCTTGGGGGGCCGGATTTGTCTCATCTCTGAGTGTGCTCTCAGCCCCTCTACAGCATGGGCGGGTCCTGATGCCCACACCTTGGGAGTGGGACCCCCCATCAGTTCCCAGCCGAGGCAGTGGCTCTGCTCAGTACTTGGTCCCCACCTTGTCCTGCTCTTTCCAGCACCATCCCATGCCCCCAAGCTTCACCTGAAGAGGATTAGCAAGTCAGAGGccgagctgtgctgggagccgCTGCCAGTGGAGATGCAGAACGGTTTCATCACCAGCTACACCATCTTCTGGGCCAGCAGCATCACCAACACGGCCAGTGAGTCCTGCCCACAGCACCACTGACCTTGCCCTCTGTCCCACCTCGATATTCTGGGTGGAGATATCAGGAGTCCCTGTGTCCTTCTCAGAGAGGGTCAGGGAGTTCTGTGGGCCCTCACAGGGCTCCCTGCCAGCAGAGACCTGAGGGCTGTGCAGGTGGGGGCATTCTGCCACACCAGCAGccccgtgtgtccccaggtgccaccgtGAATCCTTCCCTCAGCTCCTTTACCATCCGGGGGATGAAGCCATCGACCCTGTACAAGGTGCACATCATGGCATCCAcggctgctggcagcaccaaCGGCACCAGCCTGACCCTGGTGACCACAGTGCTGGGTGAGGGCTGCGGCCACCCGGGGCGAGGGGACGAGGGAGGGGACGTGCGGCCCCTGGTCCTGCCCAGCCtcatggcacagcacagctggcggtgcccactgcagctccctgggaccCTGTCCCTCTTCCCAGATGACACCGAGATCCAGTTCCTCTTCCTGAGCCTGGGGCTGGTCTTTGTCGGGCTCATGGTGTTGCTCATCTGCTTCCAGAAGAACGAGCGGTGAGTAGCAgagccctgccccgggctgggctgcCGGTGGGACAGGGTGGCCTTGGAGCGCTGACATCCCGCCGGGAGCCAGTCCAGCACTGAGGCCACCCATTCCAGCCCGCCTCGCTGAGTCCCCTCATCCCCGCGCTCCCCAGGAtgaaggagcagctctggcccAGCGTCCCCGACCCCGCCAACAGCAGCCTGGGCAAGTGGGTGCCGGCAGCGGTGCCGCAGGTGAGACCGGGCGGCTGCTCCCGCAGTGCCCACCCAGCACACGGCCCCCgggagggacagcggggacagctgGCACCGCCTGTGACCTCCCGCTGCTCGCCAGGAGCCGCTCCATGTCCTCGCCGCGagggagcccggcccggccgccatcTCCACGGTGACTGTGCTGGAAGGGGAAGCGGGGAAGCAGCCGGGGAAGGACCACGCCGCCCTGGCCGCCGCCCCCCCGGCGCTGCCGCGGCCCTATGTGCGGCAGGAGGGTCCCGGGGAGCCCGTGCAGTACGCGCGGGTGGGGGGCGCGGGGTACCGGGGGCAGCGGCTGCTCCCCGAGCCCGCTCCCCGCTTCTACGAGAACCTGCGAGGCCGCGGggacggcggcggcggcggcggcgggggggacTGGGGGTTCCTGGAGGAGCCCCCCGCCACCTTCCcgctgctgcaggggctccgCATCGGCGGGGCCGAGGAGCTGCACGAGTGCCGGGCGGACTAGCGCGGGATGGAGCCGGGCAGCGACACCGGCTCCGCCAGCGGGAGCCCCGGGATGCGGGGGCCCCCCGCGGGGCTCCAGCCGCACCCCGGGGCGCTGGCCGGCTCCAGCCCGCTCTGTGTGCGTGTCTCCTCCCGAACGTCTCCCTCCGAAATAAACGGGGACGTGCTGAGAACAACCCGGGCGTCTCTGCGGgaagggaatggggacagagacggggatggggatggggatggggatggggacgggggTCAGGACCGGGGCGAGGACGGGGACAAGTAGGAGACGAAACCGAGACGGTGACGGAGATGGAGATGGGACCTGGATGGCGACGGGGACAGTTAGGGGACCGGTACGAGGATGGGGACGGGAAGGGGTCCGGGAGCGGGATAGGGATGAAggcggggaggggaggggagcaggatcctggacGGCCATCGACGCGCTCGGCGTTCGCTCTCTCCGCCCTGTCTCGGCGCTCGGCAGTCGCGCCTGGGCAAGATGGCGGCGCCCATGGCGGCGTGTCGGTGAGCGCGGGCCATGCTGGCGCTGCTGGGCCGCGGCCTGGCCGGGCCGGCCCGCGCCCGGGCCGCcgtgctgggcagggcagagcccggTGAGGGGCACGGGGGGCTCGGGAGGCCGCTGGGAGGGAGGGTGGAAATTCCCGCCGGAGGAATTGGGAGCGGCCGGGGCCGCGGTGGGAGCTGAGGGTGCGGGGAAAGGGCGGTCTCGGGGTGGCCGGGGGTCCCTCGGAACAGCGGGGGCGAGCGGGGGTGGCCGAGCCGGGCACAGGCGAGTGGCCTGAAGCAGGTCCTgatcccagcagcagggccctgAAAGAGCAGCTGGAAGAGTTTGTTCTTGAAAGGTCAAAGAATGACGAAGTCGCGGCTGGTGATGAATATTCGCGTCTGTGTCAGACAAAGGTTGTCCCCGccttgtccccaggtgtcactgcCCCTGAGCCCTGACACTGCGGTGGGCCAGAGCAGCCCGTCCACGTCGCTAATGAGGTTAATTAATCAGTTAATTCAGCCGTTTAAACCCTCGAAATGAACGCGTTTGCCCGCGGGAGCCCTCGCTGTGCTCAGTCAGtcccgctgctccagccctgtcaTCTGCCCGCTCTCGGGCAGCACAGCTTGGTTTGTGTCAGCACCGTGTGAGAGCCACCCCGAGCTACCCCACACACCTCCGGGACTGAGCATCTGCCTGGTCACTGGTCACCCAGCGTCTCGGTGCTCTGACCCCACACACACCTAGCGGTATttggctgtgcagagctggagcagtgcgCACAAGTCTGAATCCTTTCTGTTTCTCCCACCCAGCCTGCAGGCCTGTGCTCCAGGCAGCCAGGGGCTATGCCAGACCTGTGACGAAGAAGAGAAAAGGTATGTCAGGATCCACAGGACCCAATGTTTTGCTGTTGGCATGCTCAGAGCTGTACCCTCACGGCACAGAAATCGTTCCAGAAACAGTTCCTGGCAAGCTCAGGAATTACTCATAAAATTCCCCTCCTCCTCAATGTGGGGAAATGAACAATTGTCAGTAGCAGGAGatctgtgagggtgggcaggcactggcacagcgtgcccagagcagctgtggctgctcctggatccctggaggtgtccaaggccaggttggacagggcttggagcaccttgggacagtggaaggtgtccctgccatggcagggggtggcactggatgggctttaaggtcccttccagcacaAACTCTTGTATTCTGTGATCTCTGGGCTCAGTGGATTGTTGTAAATTCATGTACACCATATTGTAAATCCAGAGTGCTGAAGGGAAGAGACTGAACCTGTTTTTTTCACTCAGTTCCTGCCCTCTTGGCTGGATCTGCTCAGTTTTTGTTGTGTGGAGCGCACAGCCAGTTTCCTTCAGAACATGCCAGAGCTCTGACTTTGTCCTGCTCTTCCTCAAATGTTTATCTCTCTGTAGACATCCCCAGCCATCTGGATGACCTTCCTCCCACCATGCTGAAGAAGGATTATGCCAATCTCCCAGTAATGAACAGGTatggagagggagagggaatgGCTGCTCTCTCCAGGGGTTTGTACCTTACATGTAACCATGGTGTGTGGAGGCTGTCACCTGCTCACTAATTAGTTATTAATGCTCTGTGGGCACAGAAATGGCAGTTTGAAAGTCAAATTTACAGACACAGACAGTGGTCAGGGCTTGATTGTTCACTCCATGTGCGATCAAGTGCTGTTTGCCCACACCCTCTGTGGGCTTTGTGGtccataagaaaaaaaaaaaaggaaataatcttGAAATACTAGAAACAGTCATCTTGCAAATTATTTGTGCCTGTCCTGAACTCAGGTGATGGAGAGTGTCGTTAAACAAATCCCCATGAATTCAGCTGCTGCCAAATTTGGGCTCTggggctcagcactgctgtgctctgaTGCAGAGCTGCTCGTGTGTGGTGCAGGGAGGGCCCCCAGTGGCCCGACTGTGACTTTCACTGCTCTCTGAAGGAACCAgccttaaaattaaataattttgcagcAAAACTACTCTATACTCCTGTAATCCAAGCCATGATTTTGCTTAGGAAAGTGAGCACCAGTTTATGGCTGCCAGGTTTGGGAGGGGAGAAGAGTCCCTGTAAATTTGTAGAGTAAATTAAAGCTGAGAAAAGTGAGTACGTTCTGAGAACCTGAGTTGATTTCTGTTGTTAAATAGATTTGTTTATAAGCTAATTTGCCATCTCCTTGCAGCGTGGATGATGTGGTGAAACGGCTGCTGTCCCTGGAAATGGCAAGTCAGGTCAGTGTCATTCCACttgcttgaaaagaaaatagatttaaTGAGCACCTTCATGTGAGACTTGTCTGTGTTGTTAAATATCTTTCACTTACTGGATTTTTAAGTGGCTGTAAATATGGGGTGATGAAATACAGTGCTAAGTCTGGTTTGCTCTTAAAATTTATCCCACTAAAGTGGTAACAATTGCATATTAAAATGAGAGAAGAAAGTATTCAGGGGTGACAGGGCAGTGAGCTCTTCTGTTGCTGCTCGTGGCTGACCCCCCTGTGTTCTAGAAACCATTGCACTGGACAGCAGATGTTCTTCAAGCTATTTTTACTTTCCATATGCCCAGAAAACAAACAGGTAGGAAAGTGGCACAAAGATCTCTATGCCATTCCTCTATGCTTGCCACTTCAGcttaaaaagattaaaaagcaCTGAGTAAAGGTCTGAATTGCAAAGCTTTACCTGGGTGTTTGGGAAGAGAGCTGAGTGTCTCTGACCTCTGGTGTTCTGGGACAGTGACAACCTCTTTTCTGTGCCCCACAGAAGGAGAAGTTGAAGGTAAAGACACagcagctggtggagaaggTCAGGAGGTCTCCCAGTGACAATGGCTCCTTTGAGGTGCAAGGCAAGTTAAAAAAGGGAAGGGTATTGTTGGCAGATGAAACATCTCTGCTTCTGTTCAGCTGTTCCCACCCCAGCACTTCCAGTTTGCTGTATAATTCAGGAGAATCtcctccaggagagctgctgagaGGCAGGTAGCCTGCAGGATGCCCTGCAGGACTGCTCCAGGTCTGGAAGTGttgcagaggctgctggggTGCTTCCAAATTCCTGCTCCACATCCACCCTCCAAAGGCAGTGTGTGCATCATTCTGCTTGGAGTGCTTCTGTGACTTGAGgcactgagctgcagctgtTACCAAAACGAACCAAATTCAGCCACAGAACCCAAATTTTTCTCtacatcagagagctgaggctGGGGCACAGTGGGGACAGTGCAGGGACAAAGGTCATGTTGCACTGACCAACAATGACATCTCCTTTGTCATCAGTAAAGCCCTTCAAGTTCCTCAGGATGCCACCAGCCCCTCCCTCCAGAGCCTGAAATCCTAGAGACCTGGCTGCTgcccttggggaaaaaaataaaacctttattGCTGTCTGCTTCCCCAGAGCTTAAATCCCATGAGGTGAAATAAATATCAAATCACTGGGAATCGAATGAGTGCAAGAGGAATAAATGTACATATAAATTCACATGATGTGTTGCTAAAACCTTACCCTCTAATTAAGCAGCCTCATAACAGTCACAGCCCTGCAGGTTGTGTGTTCTTGTTTGTTGTGCTCTGTGCAgtgggctgtgggcaggggctgctttggaCAGTGTTTTGCTGTGGGCAGTGTTTTGCTGTGAGCACTGCTTGTTGTGGACACTGttttttgtgctgctgtgggcagtgtTTTGCTGTGGAGACTGTTTCCTCTGGGCAGTGTTTTGCTGTGGGCAGTGTTTGCTGTGGACACTTTGCTGTGGACAGTGTTTTGCTGTGGACACTGCTTCCTCTGGGCATTGTTTTGCTGTGGACAGTGTTTTCCTCTGGGCATTGTTTTGCTGTGGGCAGTGTGTCCTGTGGACACTGTTTGCTGTGGGCAGTGTGTCCTGTGGACACTGTTTGCTGTGGACAGTGTTTTCCTCTGGGCATTGTTTTGCTGTGGGCAGTGTGTCCTGTGGACACTGTTTGCTGTGGACAGTGTTTTCCTCTGGGCATTGTTTTGCTGTGGGCAGTGTGTCCTGTGGACACTGTTTGCTGTGGACAGTGTTTTGCCATGGGcagtccctgctgtgctgctgtagGCACCTGCAGGGGCAGCAGTGCTCAGCTGGCAGCTTGAGGCAAGGCAGATGATCCTGGATCACCTGGGAAAGCTGCTGCTCTCACACAGcttctctctctgtcctttaCAGTTGCTGTTTTGACTGCCAAGATACGCACGCTCGAGGAGCACCTCCAGAGGCACCCCAAGGTAACTCAGGGATCTGAGCCTGCAGCTTCTCAGGTGGTTTTCTCAGTTTATAACAAAAGGATTTTAATCCTGGGGATTATGGCTTTCCTAAGGAGGATTATGAAATAGTTACAGCTGCTCCCTGGTGCCAGTgtggggagctgctggctcaggCACAGCTGGATTCTCGCCCACTCTGGTCTGTGTTCTGGTTGGTTACTGTAGTGGAGGAAACAGCTGAGCAGATTCCTTTGGGCAGAGTTGAGCTCCGTTTCTCCTCGCTGCAGATGCAGCTTCGCCACTTAGTTTTCACTAATTAATGAAAGCAGATGCAGTAATACACAAAGAGTCAAGTCTGTGCTTGTTCTGCTCGTGGAAATGTTTGGTGGACAGCACTGTGTGAATGTCCCACACCCCTGCCTGCAGCTACCTGGGTTCAGGCCCAAATTTGAGACATCTTGCCTGAATTTATGTTCATAAAACAGATATCAAAGATTCTTTATGCAGGGCAGAAGG is a genomic window of Anomalospiza imberbis isolate Cuckoo-Finch-1a 21T00152 chromosome 25, ASM3175350v1, whole genome shotgun sequence containing:
- the MRPS15 gene encoding small ribosomal subunit protein uS15m, producing MLALLGRGLAGPARARAAVLGRAEPACRPVLQAARGYARPVTKKRKDIPSHLDDLPPTMLKKDYANLPVMNSVDDVVKRLLSLEMASQKEKLKVKTQQLVEKVRRSPSDNGSFEVQVAVLTAKIRTLEEHLQRHPKDKKNRRFMLMGLDRRRKMLGYLRRVNYSTFENTCRQLDIQYSPPQPYARHVTKRWLVKKALCIKVFQEKQKLKAAGRLKQRREWQARARAAEEQQEKQVQEKEAQEGTPV